Proteins encoded by one window of Anopheles maculipalpis chromosome 2RL, idAnoMacuDA_375_x, whole genome shotgun sequence:
- the LOC126558637 gene encoding putative ankyrin repeat protein RF_0381, with protein MPVKVLSSDDWFEIVLVKQTTSSITFQWTFRNPLDVPYDLFKVEKCYSVKRDSWETVYWGAATTLTVRCLEQNLCYSFRASILHQPFDGADFQYAYQSPIFKASTLPNIPSTMGLYRAVKKCQPGLVKRLLFTRPELVNVPVHGETFLYLAVRSNSLELVNALLDAGANIDLGVPETSVTPLHLAVYQRNLTLVRHLIERGANLHAQNCVGMTVGHYAVDADDLTMLKYVLAQGISQETRDRCQWTLIFRALYMRSSVDIVRHLLERKCRLKVKDRLRLTPLYYAQIWGQEEILRLLRRRLKI; from the coding sequence GAAATCGTGCTAGTCAAGCAAACCACATCCTCCATCACGTTTCAGTGGACGTTCCGGAACCCGCTCGATGTACCGTACGATCTGTTCAAGGTGGAAAAGTGCTACAGCGTCAAGCGAGATAGCTGGGAAACGGTTTACTGGGGTGCGGCCACAACACTGACGGTGCGCTGCCTGGAGCAAAACCTATGCTACTCGTTCCGTGCAAGCATCCTGCACCAGCCATTTGACGGTGCCGACTTCCAGTACGCCTATCAGTCACCCATCTTCAAGGCAAGCACCCTGCCAAACATTCCCTCAACGATGGGCCTGTACCGGGCGGTGAAAAAATGTCAACCAGGTCTTGTGAAACGGCTTCTGTTCACACGCCCCGAGCTGGTCAACGTGCCCGTACACGGTGAAACATTCCTCTATCTAGCGGTTCGTAGCAACAGTCTGGAGCTGGTAAATGCGCTGCTCGATGCCGGTGCTAACATCGATTTGGGTGTGCCGGAAACGAGCGTTACACCACTTCATCTGGCAGTGTACCAACGCAACCTGACGCTGGTGCGCCATCTGATCGAGCGTGGTGCCAATTTGCACGCACAGAACTGTGTTGGAATGACCGTGGGCCACTATGCGGTGGATGCCGACGACCTGACCATGCTTAAGTACGTGCTAGCGCAGGGCATTAGCCAGGAGACGCGTGATCGCTGCCAGTGGACGTTAATCTTTCGTGCACTGTACATGCGCTCCTCGGTAGATATCGTAAGGCATCTGCTGGAACGGAAATGCCGACTGAAAGTGAAAGACCGGCTGCGACTGACACCGCTCTACTACGCTCAAATTTGGGGACAAGAGGAGATCCTACGATTGCTGAGGAGGAGACTAAAAATTTGA